The following proteins are co-located in the Alistipes sp. ZOR0009 genome:
- the panC gene encoding pantoate--beta-alanine ligase, giving the protein MKVVTTAAELRQEVALQKAAGRVIGFVPTMGALHSGHVSLVDKSLNDNCFTVSSIFVNPTQFNDKNDLKNYPRMPEKDIALLEERGVNLVFTPSVAEIYPEEDSRIFDFGSIDKVMEGAKRPGHFNGVAQVVSKLFDIVQPDKAYFGEKDFQQIAIIKDMVKQLKLKVEIIPCPIVRDSDGLALSSRNMLLNPAQRNSAPLIYRALSNAQKQERSTSISALNQMVVHEINADNELDVEYFDIVDADTLQSVSSWDESSNIYGCIAVKVGAIRLIDNIRLK; this is encoded by the coding sequence ATGAAGGTTGTCACAACAGCGGCAGAGCTAAGGCAGGAAGTTGCACTTCAAAAAGCAGCAGGTCGCGTAATAGGCTTTGTTCCCACCATGGGGGCGTTACATTCAGGTCACGTTTCGTTGGTTGATAAGAGTTTGAACGATAACTGCTTTACCGTTTCTAGCATCTTTGTAAACCCAACTCAATTTAACGATAAAAACGACCTGAAGAATTACCCGCGCATGCCCGAAAAGGACATTGCCCTACTTGAAGAACGTGGTGTAAACCTTGTTTTCACGCCTTCGGTAGCAGAAATATATCCAGAAGAGGATTCCCGTATTTTTGATTTCGGCTCCATCGATAAGGTGATGGAAGGAGCTAAAAGGCCTGGTCATTTTAATGGAGTGGCACAAGTTGTCAGCAAGCTATTTGACATTGTTCAGCCAGATAAGGCATACTTTGGCGAAAAAGATTTTCAGCAAATAGCCATCATTAAAGATATGGTTAAGCAGCTTAAGCTCAAGGTGGAGATCATTCCCTGCCCGATAGTTCGCGACAGCGATGGGCTGGCACTAAGCTCGCGCAACATGCTTCTTAATCCTGCACAACGAAACAGCGCACCTTTAATATACCGCGCCTTAAGCAACGCCCAAAAGCAGGAGCGTTCAACTTCGATTTCGGCATTAAACCAAATGGTTGTTCACGAAATTAATGCCGATAATGAACTTGACGTAGAGTATTTTGACATCGTCGATGCGGATACGCTCCAAAGCGTTTCATCGTGGGACGAATCAAGCAACATTTATGGATGTATTGCCGTTAAAGTAGGAGCAATACGACTAATCGATAATATCAGACTAAAGTAA
- the panD gene encoding aspartate 1-decarboxylase, producing the protein MLIEVVKSKIHRVKVTEANLNYIGSITIDEELLEAANMIENEKVQIVNVNNGERLETYIIKGERGSGAICLNGAAARKAEVGDVLIIISYATLDFEEAKTFKPWIVFPDTETNRVI; encoded by the coding sequence ATGCTTATTGAGGTTGTAAAATCGAAGATTCACCGCGTAAAAGTTACCGAAGCTAATCTTAACTATATCGGCAGCATCACCATCGACGAAGAGTTGCTAGAAGCGGCCAATATGATTGAAAACGAAAAGGTTCAGATCGTAAACGTTAACAACGGAGAGCGCCTAGAAACCTACATAATTAAAGGCGAGCGCGGAAGCGGTGCTATTTGCCTAAATGGAGCAGCCGCCCGTAAAGCAGAGGTTGGCGATGTACTCATCATCATATCCTACGCAACGTTAGATTTCGAGGAAGCCAAAACATTTAAACCTTGGATAGTTTTCCCAGATACCGAAACCAATAGAGTGATCTAG
- the radA gene encoding DNA repair protein RadA, giving the protein MAKVKKAYFCQSCGYDSPKWLGKCPSCGEWNTFAEEIVSKSSAAPTSFGLETSKPLRIDEIDLEKTPRIALNSGELNRILGGGVVPGSLILIGGEPGIGKSTLSLQIALRTHGLKTLYVSGEESAQQIKLRAERLGGKNSDCLIYCETLVENIINQAQNVNPDLVVIDSIQTLLTDRIDSSPGSVSQIRETAAMLLRYAKQSSTPIFIIGHITKDGTIAGPKVLEHIVDVVLQFEGDSNHIYRLLRSAKNRFGSTAEMGIFEMTGHGLREVDNPSEMLVTQHDSLLSGIAITAALDGNRPFMIEVQALVSSAAYGTPQRSTTGFDIRRLNMLLAVLEKRVGFKLGAKDVFLNIAGGIKLADPCIDLAVISAVLSSNLDIPISTDVCFAAEVGLSGEIRPITRLDQRIAEAQRLGFKTIYISKYGQKGLNIPSGINVVFVTKVEELFRSLFNRKE; this is encoded by the coding sequence ATGGCTAAAGTGAAAAAAGCCTACTTCTGCCAAAGTTGCGGATACGATTCTCCTAAATGGCTGGGAAAGTGCCCTTCCTGCGGAGAATGGAACACCTTTGCAGAAGAAATTGTATCAAAAAGTTCTGCAGCACCAACTTCTTTTGGCTTAGAAACCAGCAAGCCACTGCGGATAGACGAAATTGATCTTGAAAAAACACCTCGAATTGCATTAAATTCAGGAGAACTAAACAGAATACTAGGAGGTGGTGTTGTTCCTGGATCGCTAATTCTTATAGGAGGAGAGCCAGGAATTGGCAAATCGACACTAAGCCTACAAATTGCACTTCGTACGCATGGACTGAAAACACTCTACGTTTCGGGAGAGGAAAGTGCTCAGCAAATTAAGCTACGAGCCGAACGTTTAGGTGGAAAAAACTCAGACTGCCTAATTTACTGTGAAACATTAGTAGAAAACATTATAAATCAAGCACAAAATGTTAATCCAGATTTGGTTGTAATTGATTCTATACAAACACTCTTAACCGATCGTATAGATTCTTCTCCAGGAAGTGTAAGCCAAATACGAGAAACTGCCGCGATGCTATTGCGCTACGCTAAACAATCCTCAACTCCAATATTTATAATAGGCCACATTACAAAGGATGGAACCATTGCTGGTCCTAAAGTTTTAGAGCATATAGTGGATGTTGTGCTTCAGTTTGAAGGAGACTCCAACCATATTTATCGACTGCTACGCTCTGCAAAAAACAGATTTGGTTCGACAGCCGAAATGGGCATATTCGAAATGACAGGGCATGGCCTACGCGAAGTTGACAACCCGTCCGAAATGCTGGTAACGCAACACGATAGCCTCCTGAGCGGAATAGCTATAACAGCGGCTCTCGATGGCAATCGCCCATTTATGATAGAAGTACAAGCACTTGTAAGTTCTGCTGCATACGGAACACCTCAACGGTCGACAACAGGATTTGATATACGACGGCTAAACATGCTTCTTGCCGTGCTTGAAAAACGCGTTGGCTTCAAGCTCGGAGCTAAAGATGTATTCCTTAATATCGCCGGAGGTATCAAGCTCGCAGACCCTTGCATCGACTTGGCTGTAATAAGTGCCGTACTTTCATCCAACCTAGACATCCCAATATCAACAGACGTTTGCTTTGCGGCCGAAGTTGGACTATCGGGTGAAATTCGACCAATAACAAGGTTAGATCAACGAATTGCAGAAGCCCAACGTCTTGGATTTAAGACAATATACATATCAAAATATGGACAAAAAGGGCTTAATATACCTTCTGGAATCAACGTTGTATTTGTTACCAAAGTGGAAGAGCTATTCAGAAGCCTATTTAATCGAAAAGAATAA
- a CDS encoding glycogen/starch synthase — protein sequence MKSSRVLFVSTEITPYLPENEISILSRYLPQGVQEQGKEIRTFMPRFGCINERRNQLHEVIRLSGMNLIINDTDHPLIIKVASIPAARMQVYFIDNEDYFHRKQILKDESAEFFEDNDERAIFYARGVLETVRKLRWSPDIIHCQGWFTGLVPLYVKKLFKEDPLFSHTKVVFSVYDDEFTKPLDVNFKKKVILEGIKNKDVEQLTDPTYVNLIKFASQYSDGMIIGSEKINSEVAEYLKGYDKPVLQYQGMENYVEAYTDFYDQIFDKA from the coding sequence ATGAAAAGCAGTAGGGTACTTTTTGTGAGTACGGAAATTACTCCATATTTACCAGAGAACGAAATTTCAATCTTAAGTCGTTATCTCCCTCAAGGAGTTCAAGAACAAGGTAAAGAAATTAGAACCTTTATGCCTAGGTTTGGCTGTATTAACGAACGCCGTAACCAGCTGCACGAAGTGATTCGACTCTCCGGAATGAACCTTATCATTAATGACACTGATCATCCACTAATCATTAAGGTTGCATCGATTCCTGCAGCGCGTATGCAGGTTTACTTTATCGATAATGAAGATTACTTTCACCGGAAGCAAATCTTGAAAGATGAATCGGCCGAATTTTTTGAAGATAATGACGAGCGCGCCATCTTTTATGCCCGGGGTGTTTTGGAAACAGTACGAAAACTTCGTTGGTCTCCTGACATTATACATTGTCAAGGTTGGTTTACTGGGCTGGTTCCTTTATATGTAAAAAAACTTTTCAAGGAAGATCCTCTCTTCTCGCATACTAAGGTTGTATTTTCTGTTTACGACGACGAGTTTACAAAACCTTTAGATGTTAATTTTAAGAAAAAAGTAATCCTAGAGGGTATTAAAAATAAGGATGTAGAACAATTAACGGATCCAACTTACGTTAATCTTATTAAGTTTGCCTCCCAGTATTCCGATGGTATGATAATTGGTAGCGAAAAGATAAACTCTGAAGTCGCAGAATATCTTAAAGGTTACGATAAGCCAGTTCTTCAGTACCAAGGAATGGAGAATTATGTTGAAGCTTACACCGATTTTTATGATCAAATATTTGACAAAGCATAG
- a CDS encoding DUF4270 family protein — translation MIKYLTKHSRKFFVLGVVASLASLSFTSCTDVDNTLGEDLVDKRPVKIDDTFILNAYTAEGTQFPSSLSNTGWLGSYKDPIYGETEASLAIPFYPIDFSLYNSLCDSMMKSKLKIQRMVLTLKLNKGVGDSLDFQGLEVHRMTDSIRAYTQNYSNSLLKDKIEGKSIGFKKYNRIKNDTIQIKLDQEFAEKIFSLTPSDTTKIDRSITAFHRKIYGLYLKSTRMAGNGGLHEVLFSNSSLSLSYTAKSKKTNKDTTLYCNFGITYNTQYGPLTPGVGFVSHTYNGTSALSPKKIVNSKTTDLGTPESLTYVQGLGGLRTLLKFDQESVKKWENKNRNIHRAELIVDVPEEGGPLDYYRLPAALSGYSMNVKDTTFIPDMAVYAGNRTNAYFNRSKKQYSINITTYFKDVMRNPSKARELYLYAGFPNGLSSSSSQVSYTTLTADYLAFPSQIILGNRNSANPFKLRITYSENE, via the coding sequence ATGATCAAATATTTGACAAAGCATAGCCGTAAGTTTTTTGTATTAGGAGTAGTTGCGTCGTTGGCGTCGCTTTCTTTTACCTCTTGTACTGACGTAGATAATACCTTAGGGGAAGATTTAGTTGATAAGAGGCCTGTAAAAATAGATGATACCTTTATTCTTAATGCCTATACAGCAGAAGGTACCCAGTTTCCATCTAGTTTGTCCAATACGGGTTGGCTTGGATCGTATAAGGATCCTATATACGGGGAGACTGAGGCTTCGTTGGCAATCCCCTTTTATCCGATAGATTTTTCATTATATAACTCATTGTGTGATAGTATGATGAAGTCTAAATTGAAAATACAAAGAATGGTGTTGACTCTAAAACTGAATAAAGGGGTTGGAGATTCTTTAGATTTTCAGGGATTAGAAGTTCATAGAATGACAGATTCAATTAGAGCATATACTCAAAATTACTCAAACTCATTGTTAAAAGATAAAATAGAAGGGAAATCTATAGGATTTAAGAAGTATAATAGAATTAAAAATGATACCATACAAATTAAGCTAGATCAGGAATTTGCCGAAAAAATATTCAGTCTTACTCCTAGCGATACAACAAAAATAGATAGAAGTATAACTGCTTTTCATCGGAAGATTTATGGACTTTACTTGAAGAGTACTCGTATGGCTGGTAATGGGGGATTGCATGAAGTTTTGTTTAGTAATTCAAGTTTAAGTTTGTCTTATACGGCTAAATCCAAAAAGACAAATAAGGATACAACGCTTTATTGTAATTTTGGTATTACTTATAATACTCAATATGGTCCGTTAACTCCAGGAGTAGGTTTTGTTAGCCATACGTATAATGGAACAAGTGCCTTGAGTCCAAAGAAAATAGTAAACTCCAAGACAACCGATTTAGGAACTCCAGAATCGCTGACTTATGTGCAAGGGTTAGGAGGGTTAAGAACTTTGCTAAAGTTTGATCAAGAATCGGTAAAAAAATGGGAAAATAAGAATAGAAATATTCACCGTGCAGAGTTGATTGTTGATGTTCCTGAAGAGGGTGGCCCTTTAGATTACTACAGGCTTCCAGCAGCTTTAAGTGGCTACAGCATGAATGTAAAGGATACGACTTTTATACCAGATATGGCTGTTTATGCAGGAAATAGAACGAATGCATATTTTAATAGGAGTAAAAAGCAGTATTCGATAAACATTACGACTTATTTTAAAGATGTAATGAGGAATCCATCAAAGGCTAGGGAACTTTATTTGTATGCTGGCTTTCCTAATGGGCTTTCATCGTCGTCTTCTCAAGTTTCATATACTACGCTTACGGCTGATTATTTAGCGTTTCCTTCGCAGATAATTTTAGGAAACAGAAATTCGGCAAATCCGTTCAAGTTGCGAATAACATACAGTGAAAACGAATAA
- a CDS encoding adenylyltransferase/cytidyltransferase family protein has translation MNKLTSIKKKMVDLEELGRHLAIWNLFDKKVVFTTGCFDILHRGHIEYLTQAASLGDVLIVGLQSDSSVLRLKGEGKPIQDQESRAMMVAAMSFVDAVIINEEDSPYSLIKFIQPNVLVKGADQLPKDIVGYDIVSSKGGKVLTLDIKEGLSTKALLDSIRK, from the coding sequence ATGAACAAGCTCACTAGCATTAAAAAAAAGATGGTTGATCTAGAAGAACTTGGTCGCCATTTAGCCATCTGGAACCTATTCGACAAAAAAGTTGTGTTCACAACCGGCTGCTTTGATATCCTCCATCGAGGACATATTGAGTACCTAACACAAGCCGCAAGCCTCGGAGATGTGCTTATTGTTGGGCTGCAATCAGACAGCTCTGTGCTTAGGTTAAAAGGTGAAGGAAAACCGATACAAGATCAGGAATCGAGAGCAATGATGGTTGCTGCAATGTCCTTTGTTGATGCGGTAATTATTAACGAGGAGGACTCGCCCTATAGTCTTATCAAATTCATCCAACCAAACGTGCTGGTAAAAGGTGCCGACCAACTCCCTAAAGATATTGTTGGGTACGACATCGTTTCCTCCAAAGGAGGAAAAGTGCTAACGCTCGATATAAAGGAAGGCCTGTCTACCAAAGCGCTGCTAGATAGCATTCGAAAGTAA
- the rfbB gene encoding dTDP-glucose 4,6-dehydratase, producing the protein MRTIVVTGGAGFIGSHVVRLLVNKYPNYRIINLDKLTYAGNLENLKDIEQAPNYKFVKGDICDAALLDKLFDEENVDAVIHLAAESHVDRSITNPMEFIQTNIVGTVTLLNVAKSKWAGNYEGKLFYHVSTDEVYGSLGETGFFYENTSYDPRSPYSASKASSDHLVMAYHHTFGLPVVISNCSNNYGPNQFPEKLIPLAINNIKKGNPIPVYGKGENIRDWLYVVDHARAIDLVFHRGKNGETYNIGGHNEWKNIDLIKVLCKIMDKKMNKAEGTAESLITYVKDRAGHDLRYAIDATKIEKELGWTPSLQFEEGIEKTVEWYLNNTSWLERIVSGEYEKYYKEQYTTR; encoded by the coding sequence ATGCGAACAATCGTTGTTACAGGAGGTGCTGGTTTTATTGGATCCCACGTTGTGAGACTACTGGTAAACAAGTACCCCAACTATCGCATTATCAACCTCGACAAGCTTACCTATGCTGGTAATCTTGAAAATCTAAAAGATATTGAGCAAGCTCCAAACTACAAGTTTGTAAAAGGTGATATTTGTGATGCTGCACTGCTCGACAAGCTCTTCGACGAAGAAAACGTTGATGCAGTAATACACCTTGCTGCAGAATCACACGTAGACCGCTCAATTACCAATCCTATGGAGTTTATCCAAACAAACATAGTAGGAACAGTAACATTGCTCAATGTTGCTAAATCGAAATGGGCAGGAAACTACGAAGGAAAATTATTCTACCATGTATCTACCGACGAAGTATATGGATCATTGGGAGAAACTGGGTTCTTCTACGAAAACACCTCTTACGATCCACGTAGTCCATATTCTGCCTCTAAAGCCAGCTCTGACCACCTAGTTATGGCTTACCACCATACATTTGGATTGCCAGTTGTTATATCTAACTGCTCTAATAACTATGGCCCAAACCAGTTTCCCGAAAAATTAATTCCTTTAGCAATTAACAATATCAAAAAAGGAAATCCAATACCCGTTTATGGTAAAGGTGAAAATATTCGCGACTGGCTTTACGTGGTAGACCACGCTCGTGCAATTGACCTAGTATTCCATCGTGGTAAGAACGGGGAAACCTACAATATTGGAGGTCATAATGAGTGGAAAAATATCGATCTCATTAAAGTGCTTTGCAAAATAATGGATAAGAAGATGAACAAAGCGGAAGGAACTGCAGAATCTCTTATTACCTACGTCAAAGACAGGGCAGGCCACGATCTTCGTTATGCTATTGATGCAACTAAGATTGAAAAAGAGTTAGGGTGGACCCCTTCTCTTCAATTCGAGGAAGGTATCGAAAAAACCGTAGAATGGTATCTTAACAATACTAGCTGGTTAGAAAGAATTGTTTCTGGAGAATACGAAAAATACTATAAGGAACAATATACAACCAGATAA